The sequence TTTTATCTTGCCCAAGTTGCTGGTGAGAAACGTCACTGCCAGTGGCCGTACAATGGGAAAAATATTTCCTCTGTAAGTCAAGATATTGTTGTTTACCTTAATCTTAAAGTCCATGTGGTCATCGTGTGCGGAATTGATATTGAGCGTTCTGATAACATTGGCTGTTTACTACGGCTTCACCAGAATATAGCTCATCACCTGGCTAAGCTTTATGGCGTTATCAATGTTCAATTTCTTAAAAATTTTGACCTTTGCCTGAGATACCGTTTGCTGGGATAGTCCCAATTGCCTGGCTATTTCGGCTTGCTTTTTAAATTGGGATAAAAGTTTAGCTATCTCATATTCTCTGGCTGTGAGTAAAAAACCAGTGTCTTGAAATGCCAGCATCTCATCTTTTGACATAAGATTTTTAATGTCAAGCGGTAAATTGCCCTCCACAGCCAGCTTTACGTAACTAATAATTCTGGAAGGATCATTATGCTTGAATTGAAAACCGCTCGCGCCTGCTTTTAAATAATGTGTTATAATCTTTTCATTAACTCCTTCCACCAGAAGGAGAATAGGAGCATCTTGATATTGGGTTCTTAGTGCACCAAGATCCTTAATGATATTTTGGTGTGCATTATCAACGTTAATACCAAGAAATATTAGCGGAGTTTTAAGTATAATATTGCTTCGAAGATGTTCTGTTACACTTGAAGCTTCATAAAATTCAATTTCGCCATTTATTTCTTTTAGCATCAGTTTCATTCCTAGCCGGACCACTGTATGAGGGTCTATCATTAAAATGACCATTTATCTTTT is a genomic window of Dyadobacter subterraneus containing:
- a CDS encoding LuxR C-terminal-related transcriptional regulator, translating into MLKEINGEIEFYEASSVTEHLRSNIILKTPLIFLGINVDNAHQNIIKDLGALRTQYQDAPILLLVEGVNEKIITHYLKAGASGFQFKHNDPSRIISYVKLAVEGNLPLDIKNLMSKDEMLAFQDTGFLLTAREYEIAKLLSQFKKQAEIARQLGLSQQTVSQAKVKIFKKLNIDNAIKLSQVMSYILVKP